The following are encoded in a window of Prochlorococcus marinus CUG1417 genomic DNA:
- the proB gene encoding glutamate 5-kinase translates to MKTWVIKIGTSILRGTEETSTEEVIENLSRSFTSFLAKGNKLILVTSGAVGLGCQKLNIKTRPNDLSTLQATAAVGQVNLMSLYDKVFNKLGFNIAQILITKADFNSRESFNNASKTLKRLIDLNIIPIVNENDTVANEELKYGDNDTLSALVALAINANKLILLTDIENLYSKDPRNNKDAQPIKEVHNSELKEIKDKNIQNSNNEWGTGGISTKLISAEIATKGGVEVQLVDGTNKKNLIEIFNDNKIGTLFYPIEKPIGNKKSWLSHAIQTVGKITLDDGASFAIKKKGASLLAVGVKNVEGNFTINQAVKIVNTNDKEVAKGLVSIGSDKLRSILNNKENNNSSIIVVHRDVLALS, encoded by the coding sequence ATGAAAACTTGGGTTATAAAAATTGGTACTAGTATTTTAAGAGGAACAGAGGAAACATCTACAGAAGAAGTTATTGAAAACCTTTCTAGATCCTTTACAAGTTTTCTTGCAAAAGGAAACAAGTTAATTTTAGTAACTAGTGGGGCCGTTGGATTAGGTTGCCAAAAGTTAAATATTAAAACAAGACCAAATGATTTAAGTACCCTTCAAGCTACTGCTGCAGTAGGTCAAGTTAATTTAATGTCCTTATACGATAAAGTATTTAACAAATTAGGTTTTAATATTGCTCAAATTTTAATAACTAAAGCTGATTTCAATTCACGAGAATCCTTTAATAACGCTTCTAAAACTTTAAAAAGATTAATCGATTTGAATATTATTCCAATAGTAAATGAAAATGATACCGTAGCAAATGAAGAGCTTAAATATGGAGATAATGATACCCTCTCTGCTTTAGTTGCCTTGGCTATAAATGCTAACAAGCTTATTTTATTAACCGATATTGAAAATCTATACTCAAAAGATCCACGTAATAATAAAGATGCGCAACCTATTAAAGAAGTTCATAATAGTGAATTAAAGGAAATTAAAGATAAAAATATTCAAAACTCAAATAATGAATGGGGAACAGGAGGAATTTCTACAAAATTAATTTCTGCAGAAATAGCAACAAAAGGAGGTGTCGAAGTCCAACTAGTTGATGGTACTAATAAAAAAAACTTAATTGAAATTTTTAATGATAATAAAATTGGAACTTTATTTTATCCAATAGAAAAACCTATTGGAAACAAAAAAAGTTGGCTTTCACATGCAATTCAAACAGTAGGGAAAATTACTTTAGATGATGGCGCTTCTTTTGCAATTAAAAAAAAAGGTGCCTCGCTTTTAGCGGTTGGTGTTAAAAATGTAGAAGGAAACTTTACAATTAATCAGGCAGTTAAAATCGTAAATACAAATGATAAAGAAGTTGCAAAAGGTTTAGTATCAATAGGTAGCGACAAATTAAGAAGTATCTTAAATAATAAAGAAAATAACAACTCCTCGATAATTGTCGTTCATAGAGATGTTCTTGCTCTCTCTTAG
- a CDS encoding PCC domain-containing protein: MQPHSLKLSPESDLINSIKEYSLSKNLYGYVSGVVGNLRTVCIQCPGNQEINKFEGNLEIVSLNGHFNKGDVHLHLSFADEGCNVFGGHLEEGCIVKKGTDILLLSFEQKIINISSNNLLKKESRVKAYILKDCPWSKRAIRLLNSLSIPHEIILIDNDESFQKIMAQSSHNTFPQIFLDNKFFGGYDELSEQAKLDNLISFK, translated from the coding sequence ATGCAGCCTCATAGCTTAAAGCTATCTCCAGAATCTGATTTGATAAATTCAATTAAAGAATATTCTTTATCGAAGAATTTATACGGGTATGTATCTGGAGTGGTTGGTAATCTAAGAACAGTTTGTATTCAATGCCCCGGAAATCAAGAGATAAATAAATTTGAGGGGAATCTAGAGATAGTTTCTTTAAATGGACATTTTAATAAAGGAGATGTTCATTTACATTTGAGTTTTGCAGATGAGGGATGTAATGTCTTTGGCGGGCATCTTGAGGAGGGATGTATTGTAAAAAAAGGTACTGATATATTATTACTTTCATTTGAACAAAAAATTATTAATATCTCAAGTAATAATTTATTAAAAAAGGAATCACGAGTAAAAGCATATATTTTAAAGGATTGTCCTTGGTCTAAAAGAGCAATTAGGTTGCTGAATTCTTTATCTATCCCTCATGAAATTATTTTAATAGACAATGATGAGAGCTTCCAAAAAATAATGGCTCAAAGTAGCCATAATACTTTCCCTCAAATATTTTTGGATAATAAATTTTTTGGAGGATATGATGAACTTTCAGAACAAGCAAAATTAGATAACTTAATTTCATTTAAGTAA
- a CDS encoding NAD-dependent epimerase/dehydratase family protein, protein MKILVMGGTRFVGKSLVGKLLSKNYDIDIFTRGNKSNPEKTNLIKGDRNNSEDIFKLKNKKYDVVYDISGRELEQTKLLIENLDNSFQRYIYVSSAGVYKDNCEIPLSEVDPIDPDSRHIGKFETENWLKNQKIPYTSFRPTYIYGPGNYNKIENWFFERLFTKKSIPIPGDGSLITQLGHVSDLTDVMIRCINFENSKNNIYNCSGEKGVTIKGLIYFCANVLGLNQNEISLRTFDYQKLDPKSRKGFPIRLNHYQTDISKIKKDLEWAPTFDLLNGLRDSFVNDFNNTKREEFDENSDNILFSS, encoded by the coding sequence ATGAAAATTCTTGTAATGGGCGGCACTAGATTTGTTGGTAAGTCTTTGGTTGGAAAGTTATTAAGTAAAAATTATGATATTGATATTTTCACGAGAGGTAATAAAAGTAATCCTGAAAAAACAAATTTAATTAAGGGAGATAGAAATAATTCAGAAGATATCTTCAAGTTAAAAAATAAAAAGTATGATGTTGTTTATGATATTTCTGGACGAGAGTTAGAACAAACCAAACTCCTAATTGAAAATTTAGATAACTCTTTCCAGAGATATATATATGTAAGCTCTGCAGGTGTTTATAAAGATAATTGTGAAATACCCTTATCTGAGGTAGATCCAATTGATCCAGATAGTAGACACATAGGAAAGTTTGAGACAGAAAATTGGTTAAAAAACCAAAAAATTCCTTATACAAGTTTTAGACCTACTTATATTTATGGACCAGGAAATTATAATAAAATTGAAAATTGGTTTTTTGAAAGGTTATTTACTAAAAAATCTATACCAATCCCTGGTGACGGTTCTTTAATTACTCAGCTAGGCCATGTTTCTGATCTAACTGATGTAATGATTAGGTGCATAAATTTTGAAAATTCTAAAAATAATATTTACAACTGTTCAGGCGAAAAAGGAGTAACAATTAAGGGTTTAATTTATTTCTGTGCGAATGTTCTTGGATTAAACCAAAATGAGATTTCTTTAAGAACATTTGATTATCAGAAATTAGATCCTAAATCTCGAAAGGGATTTCCAATTAGATTAAATCATTATCAGACTGATATCTCTAAGATAAAAAAGGATTTAGAGTGGGCGCCAACTTTTGATTTACTTAATGGTTTAAGGGATAGTTTTGTGAATGATTTTAATAATACAAAGCGTGAGGAGTTTGATGAGAATTCAGATAATATTCTTTTTAGTTCTTAA
- a CDS encoding thylakoid membrane photosystem I accumulation factor → MKIIQWILIALIFLSPYKANASRDSDSYDGNIFPIYAGNGAIVPPQTTLKESLKNKRVSVLFFYLDDSSDSKAMAPIISGLDLIWRNNIDIIALTTDELQDKEKSDLRNEPNYYWNGLIPQTIILNSNGEVKYDQNGMINIDELNKVIGELKGIDIEDTTFSVESFNEYNSIISEKKDKNKN, encoded by the coding sequence ATGAAAATAATTCAATGGATCCTAATAGCATTAATTTTCTTAAGTCCATATAAAGCAAATGCCTCTAGAGATTCTGATAGTTACGATGGCAACATCTTTCCTATATACGCAGGTAATGGGGCTATAGTTCCTCCCCAGACAACTCTTAAGGAATCATTAAAAAATAAAAGAGTTTCAGTTTTATTTTTTTATCTTGACGATAGCTCAGATAGTAAAGCTATGGCTCCGATAATATCTGGTTTAGATTTGATATGGAGAAATAATATAGATATCATTGCTCTAACAACTGATGAATTACAGGATAAAGAAAAGTCTGATCTTAGAAATGAACCTAATTATTATTGGAACGGATTAATTCCACAAACCATTATTTTAAATAGTAATGGTGAAGTTAAATATGATCAAAATGGAATGATTAATATCGATGAATTAAACAAAGTAATAGGAGAACTAAAAGGAATTGATATAGAAGATACGACTTTTTCTGTAGAAAGTTTTAATGAATACAACAGTATCATTTCTGAAAAAAAAGATAAAAACAAAAATTAG
- a CDS encoding DUF3685 domain-containing protein: MELISKKSILIIAPSLIAESLSLKLTSLDQNLDIYFNNGTGDKTPDLVIWNVLNFQSEDLIRLELLKLREKYDESKFLLILSGELIYEANTPPSLNAEGFLLNPSSEKVLESIETILNGGRVFDIENNSRVQLNKNKPLSLSQKILTSGLKQIDSEINYIFKYVNSDSTPEFYKFILKGRLRELITAKSFLIFLWGNSLQLYTEAVYTENKFNLENKNTVFIKDKNTTEIWNLILDRLKERYSSTNLQVEFNNSSIILSGIKKEFISRLICKMLDELDNLVKNIKENYKEKDFKDDLNSLIKELKVNTISNITDSYFRLKKGSESISINDFIYSEVSCEEIDRESHESIMFIEPIIKNEALDYDGKLLPLYETESFLILENIISNWTIRNCNLLASEIFNICSSWPELRTVLINPELQSTRNFERFRNNINNYNRWHDYIYMPIYLYESKREYIDIIDKKFTRYFKNENREKELENLEWLQKQVTLLVEIRDAVAPQLEVAVKYIGNLFVNFLTKVVGKAIGLVGKGILQGLGRSSSK; this comes from the coding sequence TTGGAATTAATTTCAAAAAAATCGATATTGATAATTGCTCCAAGCTTAATAGCAGAATCTTTATCGCTTAAATTAACATCACTAGACCAAAATTTAGATATTTATTTTAATAATGGAACAGGTGATAAAACTCCAGATTTAGTTATTTGGAATGTTCTTAATTTCCAATCAGAAGATCTTATAAGGTTAGAATTATTAAAATTAAGAGAAAAATATGATGAGTCAAAGTTTCTTCTAATTCTCTCTGGTGAACTTATTTATGAAGCAAATACCCCTCCATCGTTAAATGCTGAAGGTTTTCTTTTAAATCCTAGTTCAGAAAAAGTTCTTGAATCTATTGAAACCATTTTAAATGGAGGAAGGGTATTTGATATTGAAAATAATTCCCGAGTTCAATTAAACAAAAATAAGCCTCTTTCTTTAAGTCAAAAAATTCTAACTTCAGGTCTTAAACAAATTGATTCTGAAATCAATTATATATTTAAATATGTCAACTCTGATTCAACACCAGAATTTTATAAATTCATTTTAAAAGGAAGATTAAGAGAACTTATTACTGCAAAATCTTTTCTAATTTTCTTATGGGGTAATTCGCTACAACTTTATACAGAGGCAGTTTACACTGAAAATAAATTTAATCTTGAAAATAAGAACACTGTATTCATTAAAGATAAAAACACAACAGAAATATGGAATTTAATTCTAGATAGACTAAAAGAAAGGTATAGCTCAACTAACTTACAGGTTGAATTTAATAATTCATCAATAATTCTCTCTGGGATAAAGAAAGAATTTATTTCACGATTAATTTGTAAAATGTTAGATGAGTTAGATAATTTAGTAAAAAATATTAAGGAAAACTATAAGGAGAAAGATTTTAAAGATGATTTAAATTCTCTTATAAAAGAACTTAAAGTTAATACAATTTCAAATATCACAGACAGCTATTTTCGATTAAAAAAAGGAAGCGAATCTATCTCAATAAATGATTTTATCTATAGTGAGGTAAGTTGTGAAGAGATAGATAGAGAATCACATGAATCAATAATGTTTATTGAACCAATTATTAAAAATGAAGCTCTTGACTATGATGGGAAATTACTCCCTCTATATGAAACAGAATCGTTTTTGATTCTTGAAAATATAATTTCAAATTGGACAATAAGGAACTGTAATTTATTAGCTTCTGAAATCTTTAATATTTGTTCTTCTTGGCCTGAATTAAGAACTGTACTCATAAATCCCGAATTACAATCGACAAGAAATTTTGAAAGATTTAGAAATAATATTAATAACTACAATCGCTGGCATGACTATATTTATATGCCTATCTATTTGTATGAGAGTAAACGAGAATATATTGATATTATCGATAAAAAATTTACCCGTTACTTTAAAAATGAAAATAGGGAGAAAGAATTAGAGAATCTAGAATGGCTACAAAAACAAGTTACATTGTTAGTCGAGATAAGAGATGCCGTAGCACCGCAGTTAGAAGTTGCGGTAAAATATATCGGTAATCTCTTCGTAAATTTCCTTACAAAGGTTGTTGGCAAAGCTATCGGTTTAGTCGGGAAAGGGATCCTTCAAGGATTAGGAAGATCAAGTTCAAAGTAA
- a CDS encoding YqeG family HAD IIIA-type phosphatase, whose product MRSILKVNWDSNLPIYNISQSELQKKGINSLLLDVDGTLVNRRSNMIPKAVKNWIIESKKLFSLYLISNNPSKKRIAKIAKELNLKYKYNASKPRKKVTLLAIKEIGRDPKNIAIIGDRIFTDIIVGNRCDIKTILVKRLNRDGLPIKFNLTLTIEKLISHFLK is encoded by the coding sequence ATGAGATCTATCCTAAAAGTCAATTGGGATTCAAACTTACCAATATATAATATTTCTCAATCTGAGTTGCAAAAAAAAGGAATTAATTCTTTATTGCTAGACGTGGATGGGACTTTAGTAAATAGAAGATCAAATATGATCCCAAAAGCTGTAAAAAATTGGATCATAGAATCTAAAAAACTTTTCTCCTTATATCTAATAAGTAATAATCCATCAAAAAAAAGAATCGCAAAAATAGCGAAAGAATTAAATTTAAAGTATAAATACAATGCATCAAAACCCAGAAAAAAAGTAACCTTGTTAGCTATTAAAGAAATTGGCAGAGATCCAAAAAATATAGCCATTATTGGCGACAGAATCTTTACAGATATTATTGTTGGGAATAGATGTGATATAAAAACAATATTAGTTAAAAGATTAAATAGAGATGGCTTGCCTATAAAATTTAATTTAACTTTGACAATAGAAAAATTAATTTCTCATTTTTTAAAATGA
- a CDS encoding DUF3727 domain-containing protein produces the protein MKEANLNDNYDAQTLLLNDSNGNELFCYLEQLVSVEGQEYALLTPVDTPVSLFKINEKDEPELIEKIDKNEQILKNAEAVLQEHDLRLIRSAVTLTVSGELEEPIYDELEEDYVDDDSESYELLVNFNLFDQEYGLYIPLDPFFIVGKLKDKGVLLVEDDEFDKIQPLIETELEKSSS, from the coding sequence ATGAAAGAAGCCAATTTAAATGATAATTATGATGCACAGACTCTTTTATTAAATGACTCAAATGGAAACGAGCTATTTTGTTATCTTGAACAATTAGTAAGTGTTGAAGGCCAAGAATATGCTTTATTAACTCCAGTTGATACACCAGTTAGTCTTTTTAAGATAAATGAAAAAGATGAACCTGAACTAATTGAGAAAATAGATAAAAATGAACAAATACTAAAAAATGCTGAAGCAGTTCTTCAAGAACATGATTTAAGACTTATCAGATCAGCAGTTACATTAACAGTATCAGGAGAACTTGAAGAACCAATTTACGATGAATTAGAAGAAGATTACGTCGATGATGATAGTGAGAGTTATGAATTGCTCGTTAACTTTAATCTTTTTGACCAAGAATATGGCTTATATATACCACTAGATCCTTTTTTTATTGTGGGTAAATTAAAAGACAAAGGTGTCTTATTGGTTGAAGATGATGAGTTCGATAAAATTCAACCTTTGATTGAAACTGAGCTTGAAAAAAGTAGTTCTTAA
- the pgsA gene encoding CDP-diacylglycerol--glycerol-3-phosphate 3-phosphatidyltransferase, whose product MLLSKKLKNSALNIPNIISISRLFLVFPLILFLEINRPFYVFIIIIIGGLTDYFDGLIARKFNLKTRLGAILDPLSDKVFYLIPLTFLCKNNFIPFWSLSLILFRELIISSLRNSTKDGLPASMLGKYKTFFFFISVITFFTPLKISLLNNLALIFYWLGFILTFLTLLRYLRTKKNII is encoded by the coding sequence TTGTTATTAAGCAAAAAACTTAAAAATTCGGCATTGAATATTCCCAACATAATATCAATATCTCGCCTTTTCCTCGTATTTCCATTAATACTTTTTTTAGAAATTAACAGACCTTTTTATGTCTTTATAATAATTATCATTGGAGGTTTAACTGATTATTTTGACGGGTTAATTGCAAGGAAATTTAATCTTAAAACCAGATTAGGAGCTATCCTTGATCCCTTAAGCGATAAAGTCTTCTATTTAATCCCTTTAACCTTCCTTTGTAAAAATAATTTTATACCCTTCTGGTCTTTGTCATTAATTTTATTTAGAGAATTAATTATCTCTAGCCTGAGGAACTCAACAAAAGACGGTTTACCAGCATCTATGTTAGGTAAATATAAAACATTTTTCTTTTTTATTTCAGTAATTACATTCTTTACACCATTAAAAATTAGTTTATTGAATAATTTAGCTTTAATTTTTTATTGGTTAGGATTCATCTTGACTTTTTTGACTTTATTAAGGTATTTAAGAACTAAAAAGAATATTATCTGA
- the ruvX gene encoding Holliday junction resolvase RuvX — MKFCKPKPKSILSLDIGTKRIGLAYCDPLCITSNILPAVKRFENNQEIKIIRNYINEYNLTGFIVGIPLDERGQMTTQAIDCKNYGQLLSNELKLPFSYVNEHSSTWESSNRFGIKKDKSGLIDSFSAKIILEQWIEEGPELEEIAGKPQIKY, encoded by the coding sequence GTGAAATTTTGCAAACCCAAACCCAAGTCAATTTTGAGTTTGGATATAGGTACCAAAAGAATAGGTTTAGCTTATTGTGATCCTCTTTGTATAACATCAAATATACTTCCCGCAGTAAAACGTTTTGAAAATAATCAAGAGATTAAAATCATTAGAAATTATATAAATGAATATAATTTGACTGGGTTTATTGTGGGTATTCCACTAGATGAGAGAGGTCAAATGACCACTCAAGCTATAGACTGTAAAAATTACGGTCAATTACTTTCAAATGAATTAAAGCTTCCATTTTCTTACGTCAACGAACATAGTTCAACTTGGGAATCTTCAAATAGATTTGGAATAAAAAAAGATAAGTCCGGTTTGATTGATAGTTTTTCAGCAAAAATAATACTTGAACAATGGATCGAAGAAGGTCCTGAATTAGAAGAAATAGCTGGTAAACCTCAAATAAAATATTAG
- the hisA gene encoding 1-(5-phosphoribosyl)-5-[(5-phosphoribosylamino)methylideneamino]imidazole-4-carboxamide isomerase codes for MELIPAIDLMNGKCVRLFKGDFNKRKDFTKEPHEQAKFWESEGAKYIHIVDLDAAKTGFPTNDKSIKKIAKTVNIPIQIGGGIRSQERIEQLFSYGIEKVIMGTSAIENKELVKDLSNKFPGRIIVGIDAKDGKVSTRGWLEQSNIFATDLVKEFSSFKIASFIVTDINTDGTLGGTNEEFIKSILEITDIPVIASGGVGSISDLLSLVKFENYGLFGVIVGKALYEKKFTINEANNVLSSERLNDFDLKRNYYA; via the coding sequence ATGGAACTAATACCAGCAATTGATTTGATGAATGGTAAGTGTGTAAGGCTTTTTAAAGGAGACTTTAATAAAAGAAAAGACTTCACAAAAGAGCCGCATGAGCAAGCTAAATTTTGGGAAAGCGAAGGGGCAAAATATATACATATAGTTGATTTAGATGCTGCAAAAACTGGATTCCCTACAAACGATAAATCAATAAAAAAGATTGCAAAAACAGTTAATATACCTATTCAAATAGGAGGGGGGATAAGGTCTCAAGAAAGGATAGAACAATTATTTTCTTATGGTATTGAGAAGGTTATTATGGGGACCTCTGCTATAGAAAATAAAGAACTAGTAAAAGACTTATCAAATAAATTCCCTGGTAGGATAATTGTTGGGATAGATGCAAAAGATGGAAAAGTTAGTACAAGGGGTTGGCTTGAGCAATCTAATATTTTTGCCACAGATCTAGTAAAGGAGTTTTCTTCATTTAAAATTGCTAGTTTTATTGTTACAGATATAAATACAGATGGAACTTTAGGAGGGACAAATGAAGAATTCATAAAAAGCATACTTGAAATTACAGATATTCCAGTAATAGCCTCAGGAGGTGTTGGTTCAATTTCTGATTTATTATCTTTAGTAAAATTTGAAAACTATGGACTTTTTGGAGTAATTGTAGGTAAAGCTCTATATGAAAAAAAATTCACGATAAACGAAGCGAATAATGTATTGTCATCAGAGAGATTAAATGACTTTGATTTAAAAAGAAATTATTACGCTTAA